One region of Triticum aestivum cultivar Chinese Spring chromosome 6B, IWGSC CS RefSeq v2.1, whole genome shotgun sequence genomic DNA includes:
- the LOC123138201 gene encoding membrane-anchored ubiquitin-fold protein 3 isoform X2: MAGGKEPIEVKFRLFDGTDIGPSKYDPATTVSALKDFILARWPQDKEITPKTVNDLKLINGGKILENNRTLAESRVTIGEVPGGVITMHVVVRPPQVDKNQKQLGNSPKQNRCGCTIL, encoded by the exons ATGGCCGGCGGGAAGGAGCCGATCGAGGTCAAGTTCCGGCTCTTCGACGGCACGGACATCGGGCCCAGCAAGTACGACCCCGCCACCACCGTCTCCGCGCTCAAGGACTTCATCCTCGCCCGGTGGCCGCAAG ATAAGGAAATAACTCCGAAAACTGTCAATGACCTGAAGCTCATCAATGGTGGAAAGATATTGGAGAATAACCGGACACTTGCCGAGTCGCGTGTTACAATAGGAGAGGTCCCTGGAGGTGTAATTACAATGCATGTGGTAGTGCGCCCTCCACAAGTTGACAAAAACC AGAAGCAGCTGGGCAATTCCCCCAAGCAGAACAGATGTGGATGCACCATACTGTGA
- the LOC123138202 gene encoding L10-interacting MYB domain-containing protein-like translates to MSSSMTAEWDEENTRIVTNLMVTQVRAGNRPNKILTPSAFEEVALQFKVRTGLDYTSNQMKNIWDKLKADYALFKKLKLKETGGGWDFVLNTVKQDKEWWKKAKIDLKGCGKFQKRGLRNEENLSIMFEDITSDGTDHWNPSTGIPPSSSAAIPDTIDIEAITDVDLLEDPQVPPSPAMPPSPSMPHSPFVPSTKKRLGKTIDDKHKKPRTAQVMQDEITQIKIIAKESQETVQSFIKNDDATSVASTMNEVLALGILEGSDEHYIATELFIKREQREMFLHMGVAARKDWLRRKFAMTYGK, encoded by the exons ATGTCTTCGAGCATGACTGCCGAGTGGGATGAAGAGAACACTAGGATCGTTACCAACTTGATGGTTACGCAAGTGCGGGCTGGAAATAGGCCAAACAAAATCTTGACCCCTAGTGCATTCGAGGAAGTGGCATTGCAATTCAAAGTGAGAACCGGATTGGACTACACGAGCAACCAAATGAAAAACATATGGGACAAGCTGAAAGCAGATTACGCTTTATTCAAGAAGCTCAAGCTAAAGGAGACCGGAGGGGGATGGGACTTTGTTCTCAACACTGTCAAACAAGATAAGGAGTGGTGGAAGAAAGCAAAAATT GACCTTAAAGGCTGCGGCAAGTTCCAAAAGCGTGGACTACgcaatgaagaaaacttgagcatTATGTTTGAGGACATCACCAGTGATGGCACAGACCATTGGAATCCTTCTACAGGCATACCTCCCTCCTCTAGTGCAGCAATACCAGATACCATTGATATTGAAGCCATCACAGATGTTGATTTGCTAGAAGATCCCCAAGTGCCACCTTCTCCTGCTATGCCACCTTCTCCTAGTATGCCACATTCTCCTTTCGTGCCATCAACGAAAAAGAGGCTTGGAAAAACCATTGATGACAAGCACAAGAAACCTAGGACTGCACAAGTGATGCAAGATGAGATTACACAGATTAAAATCATTGCTAAGGAGTCCCAAGAAACCGTTCAATCATTCATAAAGaatgatgatgccacttctgttgcCAGTACCATGAATGAAGTGCTTGCTCTTGGTATTTTAGAGGGTAGTGATGAACACTACATAGCGACTGAGTTATTCATCAAAAGAGAGCAAAGAGAGATGTTTCTACACATGGGTGTTGCCGCACGAAAAGATTGGCTTCGTAGGAAGTTTGCCATGACGTATGGGAAATAG
- the LOC123138203 gene encoding putative E3 ubiquitin-protein ligase RING1a → MAAESPRSAPRRTPAAKSGAGLLSPRFRSAAELAGWDEESILLAALVVEDTPVRESRRKRRPSGSSTAGGSAGSNTRKRRSRRQSADETPIPPVALVLDDDEKPNDHEVGTKEVKQAEEEKEKVSVVEGKEKSGSEAVASGELPCMDRLREELSCAICLDICYQPSTTPCGHSFCMQCLKHAASKCGKRCPKCRQLISNSRSCTINTVLWNTIQLLFPSEVEARKSSMASSSASKDDVKQSLPRSNNYTEVGIRNTSGSGSRSFITQDYTRIGNSTRSSLAAGSRRSMPGPGTMNTSSGSFDTQGRSTRSRDSGRGFVRASQLVATRSSARSGQSDDASLAYRLQQEEFMTAFDNEGGERQPQNTISTARANLRAMASRAERAVLLRARGWPL, encoded by the exons ATGGCGGCGGAGAGTCCTAGATCCGCACCACGGCGGACACCGGCCGCCAAGAGCGGCGCGGGCCTGCTCAGCCCCCGGTTCCGCTCGGCGGCGGAGCTGGCCGGCTGGGACGAGGAGTCCATCCTCCTCGCGGCGCTCGTCGTCGAGGACACCCCGGTCCGCGAGTCGCGCCGCAAGAGGCGGCCCTCCGGCTCCTCTACCGCGGGCGGCAGCGCCGGATCTAACACCAG GAAGCGGAGGTCGCGGCGGCAGTCGGCGGATGAGACCCCGATCCCGCCGGTTGCGCTTGTGCTCGACGACGACGAGAAGCCGAACGACCATGAAG TTGGCACGAAGGAGGTAaagcaggcggaggaggagaaggagaaggttTCTGTCGTCGAGGGAAAGGAGAAGTCCGGATCTGAAGCAGTGGCGAGTGGCGAGCTGCCGTGTATGGATCGGCTCAGGGAGGAACTGTCTTGCGCT ATTTGCTTGGACATCTGCTATCAGCCAAGTACCACGCCTTGTGGTCACAG CTTTTGCATGCAATGCTTAAAACATGCCGCCTCTAAGTGTGGAAAGCGGTGCCCAAAATGCCGTCAGTTAATCAG TAATTCAAGATCTTGCACTATCAACACGGTACTCTGGAACACCATCCAACTCCTATTTCCTAGCGAAGTAGAGGCGAGGAAGAGCTCCATGGCCTCATCCTCAGCAAGTAAGGACGATGTGAAGCAAAGCCTGCCAAGAAGCAACAACTATACAGAAGTTGGCATTAGGAACACCAGTGGCAGTGGCAGTAGGAGCTTCATCACACAGGACTACACTAGAATAGGCAACAGCACCAGGAGCTCCTTAGCAGCAGGCAGCAGAAGAAGTATGCCAGGCCCAGGAACCATGAACACCAGCAGTGGGAGCTTTGACACACAGGGTAGGAGCACAAGAAGCAGAGACAGCGGCAGAGGCTTTGTTCGGGCGTCGCAGTTGGTTGCCACCAGGAGTTCAGCGCGGTCAGGCCAATCTGATGACGCTTCACTGGCATACAGGTTGCAGCAGGAGGAGTTCATGACGGCTTTCGATAATGAGGGGGGAGAGAGGCAGCCACAGAACACCATATCTACTGCCCGAGCAAATTTGAGAGCTATGGCTTCCCGGGCCGAGAGGGCAGTTCTCCTTCGTGCTCGCGGCTGGCCTCTTTAG
- the LOC123138201 gene encoding membrane-anchored ubiquitin-fold protein 3 isoform X1, which produces MAGGKEPIEVKFRLFDGTDIGPSKYDPATTVSALKDFILARWPQDKEITPKTVNDLKLINGGKILENNRTLAESRVTIGEVPGGVITMHVVVRPPQVDKNREKQLGNSPKQNRCGCTIL; this is translated from the exons ATGGCCGGCGGGAAGGAGCCGATCGAGGTCAAGTTCCGGCTCTTCGACGGCACGGACATCGGGCCCAGCAAGTACGACCCCGCCACCACCGTCTCCGCGCTCAAGGACTTCATCCTCGCCCGGTGGCCGCAAG ATAAGGAAATAACTCCGAAAACTGTCAATGACCTGAAGCTCATCAATGGTGGAAAGATATTGGAGAATAACCGGACACTTGCCGAGTCGCGTGTTACAATAGGAGAGGTCCCTGGAGGTGTAATTACAATGCATGTGGTAGTGCGCCCTCCACAAGTTGACAAAAACCGTG AGAAGCAGCTGGGCAATTCCCCCAAGCAGAACAGATGTGGATGCACCATACTGTGA